In a genomic window of Bacteroidales bacterium:
- a CDS encoding class I tRNA ligase family protein, producing the protein MEYNHREIERKWQLYWEKNKTFKTEIDHQKPKYYVLDMFPYPSGAGLHVGHPLGYIASDIVAHYMRHKGYNVLHPMGFDSFGLPAEQYAIETGQHPAITTERNIQRYKEQLKLIGLSYDWDREIRTSDPKYYKWTQWTFLKLFKHWYDKSIEKARPIDELINIFEREGNLHVNAAHSCKVTFTAKEWKSFEEKKKQEILMDYRLAYLSETWVNWCPALGTVLANDEVSEGYSIRGGYPVERKLMKQWALRITAYADRLLEGLDRIDWPESIKEMQRNWIGKSEGLQVKFMLVDNPREYIEIFTTRPDTIYGVTFMAVAPESKYVDKIIHPSLEKQVKAYLSKVINRSERERMADSHEPTGIFTGSYAINPFTRKAVPIWIADYVIATYGTGAVMCVPAHDQRDYLFAKRYGLPIIEVIQGGNISECAYEEKRGICINSGILNGLSVPQAIEKAIQFAEEHGFGKRTIQYKLRDAVFSRQRYWGEPFPIYYKDGVPYPLDEDKLPLELPEVDSYLPTEHGEPPLARAKNWHTQEGYPYETSTMPGFAGSSGYYLRFMDPHNDKEYFSVEAVNYWKNVDFYVGGAEHATGHLIYARFWNKFLYDLGMVPNDEPFKKLINQGMIQGRSNFVYRVKPEAMAEFILWELIKNKQLGVLFEKNEKNDECVCDFVCHEKKLYIDVSRHQSILETLDQKKNYAQSKGYGLLVFNLNDVILHTDDVIEKIKDFLNGQDIPVYEPMSIWEEKPIFVSKNIYGREHFSFPMHVDINLVHNDILDIEGFKRWRPEFRDAEFILEENGKYYCGYEIEKMSKSRYNVQNPDEIIEKYGADTLRMYEMFLGPVEQSKPWDTNGIEGVYRFLKKFWRRYVDENGEIKMSQEEPTSQEWKILHSTIKKITEDIERFSLNTCISTFMICVNELTALNCRKEKILKPLLILIHPFAPHIAEELWHRMGNEHTITYEPYPVYDEKYLIEDTIQYPVSFNGKMRFLITVPVGATEEEIKQKILSSSEGQKWLQGKEPKRWVIVPNKIINVVV; encoded by the coding sequence ATGGAATATAACCACAGGGAGATAGAGAGAAAGTGGCAACTTTACTGGGAAAAAAATAAAACGTTCAAAACTGAAATAGATCATCAAAAACCCAAGTATTATGTTCTTGATATGTTTCCTTATCCTTCTGGAGCGGGGCTGCATGTGGGACACCCATTGGGGTATATTGCTTCTGATATCGTAGCTCATTACATGCGTCACAAAGGCTATAATGTGCTACATCCTATGGGATTCGATTCCTTTGGTCTTCCGGCCGAGCAATATGCTATTGAAACTGGTCAACATCCTGCCATTACGACAGAAAGAAATATTCAACGATATAAAGAACAATTAAAACTTATTGGACTTTCGTATGATTGGGATCGAGAAATACGAACATCAGATCCGAAATATTATAAATGGACACAATGGACCTTTTTAAAATTATTTAAGCATTGGTATGATAAGTCCATTGAAAAGGCTAGACCCATAGACGAATTGATTAACATTTTTGAGCGAGAGGGAAACTTACATGTGAATGCTGCACATTCTTGTAAGGTTACATTTACGGCTAAGGAATGGAAGTCGTTTGAAGAAAAAAAGAAGCAGGAAATTTTAATGGATTATCGACTTGCTTATTTGAGTGAAACATGGGTTAATTGGTGTCCTGCATTAGGGACAGTGTTGGCCAATGATGAAGTTAGTGAGGGTTATAGCATTCGTGGTGGATATCCGGTTGAGCGAAAGCTCATGAAACAATGGGCATTACGCATAACGGCGTATGCTGATCGTTTACTAGAGGGTTTAGATCGTATCGATTGGCCAGAAAGTATCAAGGAAATGCAACGAAATTGGATCGGCAAAAGTGAAGGCTTGCAAGTTAAATTTATGCTAGTTGACAATCCCAGAGAATACATCGAAATCTTTACTACTAGACCTGATACGATTTATGGAGTCACTTTCATGGCAGTGGCACCTGAAAGTAAGTATGTGGATAAAATTATTCATCCTTCGTTGGAAAAGCAGGTAAAAGCATATCTGAGCAAAGTTATCAATAGGTCGGAAAGAGAAAGAATGGCTGATTCACATGAACCAACAGGTATATTTACAGGATCTTATGCTATCAACCCTTTTACGAGAAAAGCCGTACCTATTTGGATAGCAGATTATGTTATTGCTACGTATGGAACCGGAGCTGTTATGTGTGTTCCTGCTCACGATCAACGTGATTATCTTTTCGCCAAACGTTATGGATTACCTATTATTGAAGTGATTCAAGGGGGAAATATCTCTGAATGTGCTTATGAGGAAAAACGTGGAATTTGTATTAACAGTGGCATTTTAAATGGCCTAAGTGTACCACAAGCTATAGAAAAAGCTATTCAATTCGCCGAAGAGCATGGTTTTGGTAAAAGAACTATTCAATACAAATTAAGAGATGCCGTTTTTAGTCGTCAACGATATTGGGGAGAACCATTTCCCATTTATTATAAAGATGGGGTACCCTATCCATTAGATGAAGATAAATTACCTCTTGAGTTACCAGAAGTGGATAGCTATTTGCCTACTGAGCATGGAGAACCACCTTTGGCACGTGCAAAAAACTGGCATACCCAAGAAGGATACCCTTACGAAACATCAACCATGCCTGGCTTTGCTGGAAGTAGTGGATATTATTTAAGATTTATGGATCCTCACAACGATAAAGAATATTTCTCTGTAGAAGCTGTCAATTATTGGAAAAATGTGGACTTTTATGTAGGGGGTGCTGAACATGCAACCGGGCATCTTATTTATGCTCGTTTTTGGAATAAATTCTTGTACGACCTTGGCATGGTTCCCAATGACGAGCCTTTTAAAAAACTCATCAACCAGGGGATGATTCAGGGACGAAGCAATTTTGTCTATCGAGTAAAACCTGAAGCCATGGCTGAATTTATTTTGTGGGAACTTATCAAAAATAAACAACTGGGTGTACTTTTTGAAAAGAACGAAAAGAATGATGAATGTGTTTGCGATTTTGTTTGTCATGAAAAAAAACTCTACATTGATGTAAGCAGACATCAATCCATCCTAGAGACTTTGGATCAGAAGAAGAATTATGCTCAAAGCAAAGGTTATGGTTTATTGGTTTTTAACTTAAATGATGTCATTCTCCACACCGACGATGTAATTGAGAAAATCAAAGATTTTCTTAATGGTCAGGATATCCCAGTCTATGAACCAATGTCTATTTGGGAAGAAAAACCCATATTTGTTTCTAAAAATATATATGGGCGTGAACATTTCTCTTTTCCTATGCACGTAGATATCAATCTTGTCCATAACGATATTTTGGATATTGAGGGTTTCAAGCGCTGGAGACCTGAGTTCAGAGATGCCGAATTTATTCTTGAAGAGAATGGGAAGTACTATTGTGGATATGAAATTGAAAAAATGTCAAAATCCAGATATAACGTCCAAAACCCTGATGAAATCATTGAAAAGTATGGTGCTGATACACTTCGCATGTACGAAATGTTCTTAGGGCCAGTAGAACAATCTAAACCATGGGATACTAATGGAATCGAAGGAGTTTATAGGTTTTTAAAAAAGTTTTGGAGAAGGTACGTAGACGAAAATGGAGAAATTAAAATGTCTCAAGAGGAACCAACTTCTCAGGAATGGAAAATATTACATTCAACCATTAAAAAAATAACCGAAGACATAGAAAGATTTTCGCTTAACACTTGTATAAGCACTTTTATGATATGTGTCAACGAGCTTACGGCTTTGAATTGCAGGAAAGAAAAAATCCTCAAACCTTTACTTATTCTTATTCATCCATTTGCTCCTCATATAGCAGAAGAACTTTGGCACCGTATGGGAAATGAGCATACCATAACGTATGAGCCATATCCGGTGTACGATGAAAAGTATCTCATCGAAGATACTATTCAATATCCTGTGTCTTTTAATGGCAAAATGAGATTTTTAATTACAGTACCTGTTGGAGCTACAGAAGAAGAAATCAAACAAAAAATTTTAAGCTCTTCAGAGGGTCAAAAATGGTTGCAGGGAAAAGAGCCTAAAAGGTGGGTCATCGTACCTAACAAAATAATCAACGTAGTTGTATGA